One Symbiobacterium terraclitae DNA window includes the following coding sequences:
- a CDS encoding MBL fold metallo-hydrolase has product MELLIMGTAAAEGWPAVWCRCDHCQEARRRGGKDIRTRAGAVVDGVLKIDFGPDTYMQALQQGVDLSRLEHLIVTHTHQDHFAPDDLALRGAVYAHGLAHDLTVWGGDRALAMARRVLAEGRTTGVNLRRVRPFEPFAAGEFRVTPLLADHNPLETCYIYLIEREGRRLLWGHDTDLFPEETWAYLGAQPPLHAVVLDATNGPLTFRGGHMGIGELVDVRRRMLAEGMATAETRFVATHFSHNGGLLHADLEARLGPEGFLVAYDGMRLCI; this is encoded by the coding sequence GTGGAGCTGCTGATCATGGGCACCGCGGCCGCCGAGGGGTGGCCGGCCGTCTGGTGCCGCTGCGACCACTGCCAGGAGGCGCGCCGGCGCGGGGGCAAGGACATCCGGACCCGCGCCGGCGCCGTGGTGGACGGGGTCCTGAAGATCGACTTCGGCCCCGACACGTACATGCAGGCGCTGCAGCAGGGCGTCGACCTGAGCCGGCTGGAGCACCTGATCGTCACCCACACCCACCAGGACCACTTCGCGCCCGACGACCTGGCCCTGCGCGGCGCCGTCTACGCCCACGGCCTGGCGCACGACCTCACCGTCTGGGGCGGCGACCGGGCCCTCGCCATGGCCAGGCGGGTGCTGGCCGAGGGGCGTACCACCGGCGTGAACCTGCGCCGGGTGCGGCCCTTCGAGCCCTTCGCGGCGGGCGAGTTCCGCGTCACGCCGCTCCTGGCCGACCACAACCCGCTTGAGACGTGCTACATCTACCTGATCGAGCGGGAGGGCCGCCGCCTCCTCTGGGGGCATGATACCGATCTGTTCCCGGAGGAGACCTGGGCCTACCTGGGCGCCCAGCCTCCTCTCCACGCCGTGGTGCTGGACGCCACCAACGGGCCGCTCACCTTCCGCGGCGGCCACATGGGGATCGGCGAGCTGGTGGATGTCCGGCGGCGGATGTTGGCCGAGGGCATGGCCACCGCGGAGACGCGGTTCGTGGCCACCCACTTCTCCCACAACGGGGGGCTGCTGCACGCCGACCTGGAGGCGCGGCTCGGACCCGAGGGGTTCCTGGTGG